In Mycoavidus cysteinexigens, a genomic segment contains:
- a CDS encoding HpcH/HpaI aldolase/citrate lyase family protein yields the protein MTSNTYCRSVLFTPALRPERIAKAAQSGADVCVIDLEDPVAPNLKHEAREKLAQCLATPHSERVKFAVRVNSLRTQDGLKDLLEIFRQTKSPDYIILSKVENPQEIIITEEILGQKENDIQFLAAVETPEGVANAKEIARASLRLKGLIFGAADLPVV from the coding sequence ATGACTTCCAACACTTATTGCAGATCTGTATTATTTACACCGGCATTACGACCGGAGCGTATTGCTAAGGCAGCGCAAAGTGGAGCGGACGTTTGTGTGATTGATTTAGAAGACCCTGTGGCTCCTAATTTAAAGCATGAGGCTAGAGAAAAACTTGCTCAATGCCTGGCTACCCCGCACTCTGAACGAGTTAAATTTGCCGTACGAGTCAATTCGTTGCGTACTCAAGATGGTCTGAAAGACTTGCTGGAAATTTTCCGACAAACGAAGTCACCCGATTATATTATTTTGTCCAAAGTGGAAAATCCACAGGAGATCATTATTACTGAGGAAATACTGGGCCAAAAAGAGAATGACATTCAGTTTTTAGCGGCGGTTGAAACGCCAGAAGGCGTCGCTAATGCTAAAGAAATTGCGCGGGCCTCTTTACGGCTGAAAGGGCTTATTTTCGGCGC